Proteins co-encoded in one Dendropsophus ebraccatus isolate aDenEbr1 chromosome 9, aDenEbr1.pat, whole genome shotgun sequence genomic window:
- the SRRM2 gene encoding serine/arginine repetitive matrix protein 2 isoform X1: MYNGIGLPTPRGSGTNGYVQRNLSSVRHKKDRTDYKSEEELKRLESMLVKKPNQEILDHERKRKVELKCLELEEMMEEQGYSEAEIQEKVATFRLMLQEKDLTLSKDEEKLRSGISETHQLAEANEKKNERLRAAFGISDSYVDGSSFDPNRRAAAKQQEQQKSYSFVADTESSRSPSPNKHKKKKKKKDRGRSLSRSPSHKEKKSKSHKHRSSSNSKKNKDRSLSPKSKRKNKDKKTKRSPSGSPQRRRASSSSSEEISPNRSRHDAHKGKGEKRGHVNNPEKQRSVSPARELRDDRGPSPQPMSHPRNRGSRNERSSRDRSSSFSPKRYKDTRSVPETTKRDNKQRERNNAAAPESSPASSPIPRKKNRHDPQKDYYPKETDNREKQQRVASPEHRKSPVAHKQPSKSSRKERSLSLEKTSPKSREDHRSSRNEKQDGKKKFPPTPNKKSSSGSSSSSSSSSSSSSSSSSESEISDQVVVVKGTQKTQANDKDAVLKTGKSATQSKSPPGRLPDQGRRSRKTQSSSPQREHKMKSRKNIRSPSGSPPKKGRSVTPKGKARSSSFSPSKSPKSKISRRSPRKAQSPTSPQRNTSKSSQRERSSSLTPPRHYHEIQRSPYGDKKRLTTQRYEKTISDYPKKGESWTSSAKSETRSQSSRSTVKQKTSVALSPQRLDRSHSRSDRRGRSRTKSPVAATRSRSPSLSQRNTSLYRSEQKGLRSSPHGKVRSRSTSRYQKKTSSDTRMASKSRSPSSHSYTKNKSRSQTPRRRAKSQSISPKRQISARKSSSPKSRCRHQPSKGRSSSRSVSPVQKRNRSKRSVSGSKSPVKMTRISRSPSPQTRKPRKVNSSRRQSSSPQARGGPSRYSDQRKAQENALRKKSYGKSSSRSPVYQKSRRSHSPKEASPIIKKDGERTSRTAHKGVVLSPEFRSKESSSVKLYTSTTHKQSSETKQRSSHLWHHDDPKTSPQNVDSRSSYERSSKSKTEHRGNSDSSSEREFRQKSPQKNVSMSIRNAPRRSGSSESRSSSSKSREPSDSESEYEHKQLRRSGQLSPKNKTKPDSPGKGSTLSSFDQKIKPQHQLRSDSSSEREDKARRSKNRPKISVSEMLSKQRFEASSDIASEQTKTGFKQLSGKGKKLGSPQSEASSDSSPERHLRRKQTHTPSSSGSSLERQPRNKVQSKRSESLENYPRSRHPERSPGSSPEGQIKSKQMPEASLRLSSECQIRPKPPLRKSSECSPKQHSGQSKSRASSQSSSEEGSNLSTNHRVSSESSPERQTGSRPPSKASSRLSSVPRSEHRSSSHTSSNSKSNTASSCGIKAGARSPERHGKTRPSQHRSSSRSEQESEVKQSVRKHHSGSSESDYTNQTHRNKTISRSSPEHPRQGSCSRSHEHKTSGSSDSDSRPRISKHKPRTPKSEAETSRHSSSELEKKSMSPPCKTGLYTQEDAFSTAKEHKTESSEPVSTPENQHTTSYKECESQEESYAVISFSTEVNGTESQEMTTKPGKDKLEDQPCLGSKFSPLRRSETSLKETVASDKEAAPLRDSKSSVQATQKRSKRRKSSSSTTSSSSSSSSSSSSSSSSSSSSASSSSSSSSSSSSSSEDEESHPSPAQNVTSPPSKRLKANIDETATSSSSSCKPVDALQSDIPLQVKCDLSADKKADTISRSKSKSPSVHEDRPASRCASPMSPDETTASNLNRSASPETQTGRSLPSSLKVNRSPVKSPVVPDINTSCVSQVNKETGSGEKSHLESPAREQAMSSSPLPPARDKVVLSDKPNAGIEDGEPVRQEHPDGFQRKSLSPCTNKSPKSPASSKHSSSDSSSEDSSSDSSSESSTSEEPPSPEHLTTSQRANMPDLPPIRRIASPDRSEKSPDSLRHKSLRPVSGKDREGLNRSRSSSRSSVGQREFSRPAARDSQRNRSLSRSPVRKGRSKTPPRPRGRTPPRAFRSRSRSRSDRYSRRNRSRSSSRRSPSWQNLRRWGHRRSPSPSPRRGRSGSRSRIDRSWNSRRGQSGSSPWKGRSRSPTRYDSYRYSYQGNSRSSPRRRSRSPYRRDRPHSYYRRDRSTSSSRRKRPRSPQRRSRSDERRARSRSSDRYRSTLSSRSGPAPRRSRSLSSDREQVPRNRGRSISPTVSKPAQRQMGSRSPANTANKRSTSPKQSTKSHMATRESPRKSPGPLQLEKTSKINSFHQDSSITEQGKSGSRREPSSTHCSSPHRETAVTQPPACAAEPQMVDSVPDIVSSAKAEENPEPDSEIQQCRSQEAAAECATENLHGARPTSLVPVLETSEQDEQNVSPDKQSKQSRSSSLHSESNPSPQKSTPAPEAALRTDRVSSPSPVEQQETKVGPGLQKDPRRSRSSSTSSSSSSSSSSSSSSDSSSSSSSSSPSSSSSHKPSSKKGASPSRRRSRSPRKPIDSLRDSRSLSYSPAERRVLSPLPRRRERDTRRSHNSPDRKRRRESPDSRYSRRRSSRSP, encoded by the exons gtacagcgaGGCAGAGATCCAGGAGAAGGTGGCCACCTTCCGGCTCATGCTTCAGGAGAAGGATCTGACCTTAAGTAAAGATGAGGAGAAGCTGAGGTCCGG gaTTTCAGAGACTCACCAGCTGGCTGAGGCAAACGAGAAGAAAAACGAGCGTCTGCGGGCAGCCTTTGGGATCAGTGACAGCTATGTGGATGGGAGCAGCTTTGATCCAAATCGGAGGGCGGCAGCCAAGCAGCAAGAGCAGCAGAAATCCTACAG TTTTGTAGCCGACACTGAAAGTTCCCGTTCTCCGTCtccaaacaaacacaaaaagaagaaaaagaagaaggatCGTGGCCG GTCTCTGAGCCGCTCCCCCAGCCATAAAGAGAAAAAGTCCAAATCCCATAAGCACAG GTCTTCATCAAATTCTAAGAAAAATAAAGACAG GTCGCTTAGCCCTAAAAGCAAGcgcaaaaataaagacaaaaagacAAAGCG GTCCCCCAGTGGTTCTCCACAGCGTAGGCGTGCATCCTCCTCGTCATCTGAAGAGATTTCCCCGAACAG GTCCCGACATGATGCCCATAAAGGCAAGGGCGAAAAACGTGGTCACGTGAACAACCCCGAAAAGCAGAGATCAGTAAGCCCTGCACGAGAGCTGAGGGATGATAGAGGACCCAGCCCACAGCCAATGAGCCATCCAAGAAAT AGAGGCTCAAGAAATGAAAGAAGTAGCAGAGATCGTTCTTCTTCATTCTCTCCTAAAAGATATAAGGACACCAGATCTGTCCCGGAGACAACTAAAAGGGATAataaacagagagagagaaataatGCTGCCGCCCCCGAGTCCTCTCCGGCATCAAGCCCAATACCCCGAAAGAAAAACAGACATGATCCTCAAAAGGATTACTACCCAAAAGAGACAGACAACAGAGAAAAGCAACAGAGGGTTGCTTCACCTGAGCATAGAAAATCACCAGTTGCTCACAAGCAGCCTTCAAAATCCTCACGAAAGGAGCGAAGTCTGTCATTAGAGAAAACTTCACCTAAATCCAGGGAAGACCATCGTTCTTCAAGAAATGAAAAACAAGATGGAAAGAAAAAATTTCCTCCGACACCTAATAAGAAATCTTCTAGTggttcatcttcctcctcctcatcctcctcgtcttcatcctcctcctcctcctcagaaagTGAAATTTCAGATCAAGTTGTGGTTGTTAAGGGAACACAAAAAACCCAAGCAAATGACAAAGATGCTGTATTAAAGACTGGAAAGTCTGCCACCCAAAGCAAATCTCCACCAGGTAGACTACCAGATCAGGGTCGGAGGTCAAGGAAAACTCAGTCAAGTAGTCCTCAGAGAGAACACAAGATGAAGTCTCGTAAAAATATCCGATCACCTTCTGGGAGCCCTCCAAAGAAAGGTCGGTCAGTAACTCCAAAAGGCAAAGCTCGATCCTCATCCTTTTCTCCCTCAAAAAGTCCAAAAAGCAAAATCTCTAGAAGATCCCCAAGAAAAGCTCAGTCGCCAACATCTCCACAAAGAAACACTTCAAAGTCTTCTCAAAGAGAGAGATCCTCATCACTGACGCCTCCACGCCACTACCATGAAATACAAAGATCTCCCTACGGTGATAAGAAACGTCTGACTACTCAAAGATATGAAAAGACTATATCTGACTATCCCAAGAAAGGCGAATCTTGGACTTCTTCAGCCAAGAGTGAGACAAGATCACAGTCCTCTCGATCTACAGTAAAGCAAAAAACTTCAGTTGCTCTTTCCCCTCAAAGACTTGACAGATCACATTCTCGGTCTGATAGAAGGGGACGCTCTCGCACCAAATCCCCAGTAGCAGCCACAAGATCACGGTCTCCTTCTTTAAGTCAAAGGAACACCTCGTTGTATAGATCGGAACAGAAGGGACTGAGGTCTTCTCCCCATGGTAAAGTAAGGTCACGTTCAACATCAAGATATCAAAAGAAAACATCTTCTGACACTCGTATGGCTTCCAAATCGCGTAGTCCCAGTTCACATTCTTATACTAAGAATAAATCCCGTTCGCAGACACCTAGAAGAAGAGCGAAGTCACAGTCAATATCTCCTAAACGACAGATATCTGCCCGAAAGAGTTCTTCTCCTAAATCAAGATGTAGACACCAGCCGTCCAAGGGAAGATCTTCCTCACGTTCAGTGTCTCCAGTACAGAAAAGAAATCGCTCCAAACGGTCTGTGTCTGGATCAAAGTCCCCTGTTAAAATGACAAGAATATCAAGGTCCCCTTCGCCACAAACCAGAAAGCCCAGAAAGGTTAATTCCAGTAGAAGACAAAGTTCTTCTCCACAAGCCAGAGGAGGGCCTTCTAGATATTCTGATCAAAGAAAGGCTCAAGAAAATGCTTTACGGAAAAAATCTTATGGGAAGAGTTCATCAAGATCACCAGTTTATCAAAAATCACGCAGAAGTCATTCTCCAAAGGAAGCTTCTCCCATTATTAAGAAGGATGGTGAAAGAACGTCGAGAACTGCTCATAAGGGAGTTGTGTTGTCTCCTGAATTCAGATCAAAAGAATCATCCAGTGTAAAGCTTTACACATCTACAACACACAAGCAGTCGTCAGAAACGAAACAGAGGTCTTCTCATCTTTGGCATCACGATGACCCCAAAACATCTCCGCAAAATGTTGACTCTAGATCATCTTATGAACGTTCAAGTAAATCAAAGACTGAGCATAGAGGTAACTCTGATTCGTCATCAGAGCGTGAATTCAGACAAAAATCACCACAGAAAAATGTGTCAATGTCCATTCGAAATGCACCTAGAAGATCTGGTTCAAGTGAAAGCCGTTCTAGCTCATCAAAAAGCAGAGAGCCATCTGATTCAGAGTCTGAATATGAGCATAAACAATTGCGAAGGAGTGGTCAGTTGAgtccaaaaaataaaacaaaacctgATTCACCAGGTAAAGGTAGCACTCTATCATCTTTTGACCAAAAGATAAAACCCCAGCATCAACTAAGATCTGATTCATCATCTGAGCGAGAAGATAAAGCTAGACGATCTAAAAACAGGCCCAAGATTTCTGTCTCCGAAATGTTATCTAAGCAGCGTTTTGAAGCATCCTCAGATATTGCTTCTGAACAGACTAAAACAGGGTTTAAACAATTATCTGGAAAAGGGAAAAAGCTTGGGTCTCCACAGTCTGAAGCAAGTTCTGACTCTTCTCCGGAAAGACATCTTAGAAGAAAGCAGACACACACTCCAAGTAGTTCAGGGTCTTCATTGGAGAGGCAGCCAAGAAATAAAGTACAGTCAAAAAGATCAGAATCTTTGGAAAACTATCCTAGAAGCAGACATCCTGAAAGGAGCCCAGGATCATCTCCAGAAGGTCAGATCAAAAGCAAGCAGATGCCTGAAGCAAGCCTAAGATTGTCATCTGAATGTCAGATTAGACCCAAGCCACCGCTAAGAAAAAGTTCTGAATGTTCTCCCAAACAGCACTCTGGACAATCAAAATCCAGAGCAAGTTCACAGTCATCATCTGAGGAAGGATCCAACTTATCAACCAACCATAGAGTGAGTTCAGAGTCATCACCTGAAAGACAAACTGGGTCGAGACCTCCTAGTAAGGCTAGCTCTAGGTTGTCATCAGTACCACGTTCTGAGCATAGATCTAGCTCTCATACTTCATCTAATTCAAAGTCTAATACAGCATCATCCTGCGGCATCAAAGCTGGTGCTAGATCACCAGAACGTCATGGAAAGACTAGGCCATCACAGCATAGAAGTAGTTCCAGATCTGAACAAGAGTCAGAGGTCAAACAGTCTGTGAGAAAACATCATTCTGGATCATCTGAAAGCGATTACACAAATCAAACGCACAGAAATAAGACAATTAGTCGGTCATCACCTGAACATCCTCGACAGGGTTCTTGCTCTAGATCACATGAGCACAAAACTTCTGGGTCATCAGATAGTGATTCCAGACCTAGAATTTCTAAGCATAAACCTAGAACCCCTAAAAGTGAAGCAGAGACTTCTCGTCATTCATCTTCAGAActtgaaaaaaaatctatgtcTCCACCTTGTAAAACTGGTTTGTATACCCAAGAAGATGCATTTTCGACTGCTAAGGAGCATAAAACAGAGTCATCTGAACCTGTGTCCACCCCAGAAAACCAGCACACTACTTCCTACAAAGAATGTGAATCCCAGGAGGAGAGCTACGCCGTAATTTCATTTTCTACGGAAGTAAATGGGACTGAATCTCAAGAAATGACCACAAAACCAGGGAAGGATAAGCTGGAAGACCAGCCATGTCTTGGCTCAAAATTCTCTCCGCTGAGACGTTCAGAAACGAGTTTAAAGGAAACTGTGGCCTCCGATAAGGAGGCTGCTCCATTAAGAGATTCGAAGTCTTCAGTGCAAGCAACACAAAAGAGATCCAAAAGACGAAAATCAAGTTCCTCAAcaacatcttcttcctcctcctcttcctcttcatcctcgtcttcatcttcctcctcttcatcatcagcatcatcttcatcgtcctcctcctcctcctcctcgtcatCTTCTGAAGATGAGGAATCACATCCTTCACCTGCGCAAAATGTGACATCTCCGCCCTCAAAAAGACTAAAGGCAAATATTGATGAGACTGCTACCAGCTCTTCCTCTTCATGTAAGCCTGTAGACGCCTTGCAGAGTGACATACCATTGCAAGTGAAATGTGACCTTTCAGCCGACAAAAAGGCAGATACAATATCCAGAAGTAAATCGAAATCTCCATCAGTGCATGAGGATAGGCCTGCTAGCAGATGTGCTTCTCCGATGTCTCCTGATGAGACAACTGCATCTAATCTGAATAGGAGTGCTTCTCCTGAGACTCAGACAGGCAGATCACTTCCTTCTTCTCTTAAAGTAAATAGAAGCCCGGTTAAATCTCCAGTTGTTCCTGACATAAATACTAGTTGTGTTTCACAAGTGAATAAAGAAACTGGATCTGGTGAAAAAAGTCATTTAGAATCTCCAGCTAGAGAACAGGCTATGTCAAGCTCACCCCTGCCCCCAGCACGTGATAAGGTTGTTTTATCCGATAAGCCTAATGCAGGGATAGAAGACGGCGAACCGGTGAGGCAGGAACATCCTGATGGGTTTCAAAGAAAGTCTTTATCTCCTTGTACAAATAAAAGTCCTAAGTCCCCGGCTTCTTCAAAACATAGTAGCTCTGATTCATCTTCAGAGGACAGTAGTTCAGACTCTTCAAGTGAAAGCAGCACTTCAGAAGAGCCCCCATCTCCTGAACATTTGACAACCTCTCAGAGGGCTAATATGCCAGATCTGCCTCCGATAAGGCGCATTGCATCGCCAGACAGAAGCGAGAAGTCTCCAGACTCCCTGAGGCATAAGTCTTTAAGGCCTGTATCTGGTAAAGATAGAGAGGGACTTAACCGATCACGTTCCTCATCTAGGTCATCAGTGGGACAGAGAGAATTCTCACGCCCAGCAGCAAGGGACTCTCAAAGAAACAGATCCCTGTCACGATCACCTGTTCGGAAAGGCAGGTCCAAAACACCCCCAAGGCCCCGTGGAAGAACGCCACCTCGAGCATTTAGGTCTCGTTCAAGGTCCAGGTCAGACAGATACTCTCGTAGAAATCGCTCCCGATCATCTTCAAGACGTTCACCATCTTGGCAAAACCTTAGGCGATGGGGACATCGCAGATCTCCATCTCCATCCCCCAGAAGAGGCCGCTCAGGTTCTCGTTCACGCATTGACCGCTCTTGGAATTCTCGTCGTGGTCAATCTGGATCCTCACCTTGGAAGGGAAGATCAAGATCTCCCACAAGATATGACTCTTATCGGTATTCTTACCAGGGTAATTCTAGATCTTCACCAAGGAGGAGGTCGCGATCACCATACAGGCGTGATAGGCCTCATAGCTATTATCGCCGGGACCGATCCACCTCATCATCTAGACGTAAAAGGCCCAGGTCCCCACAGAGAAGGTCTCGCTCTGATGAGAGAAGAGCACGGTCCAGATCTTCTGATAGATATAGAAGTACACTAAGCAGTAGGTCAGGTCCGGCTCCCAGACGCAGCCGATCCTTATCATCGGATAGAGAACAAGTTCCCAGGAATCGTGGACGCTCCATATCTCCTACAGTAAGTAAACCCGCACAGCGCCAAATGGGTTCTCGATCACCAGCAAACACTGCTAATAAACGGTCTACTAGCCCTAAGCAATCTACCAAGTCTCATATGGCTACCCGAGAGAGTCCACGCAAGTCCCCAGGTCCATTACAACTGGAAAAGACTTCCAAGATAAACTCCTTCCATCAGGATTCTTCCATTACAGAGCAAGGAAAATCtggcagcagaagagaacccTCTTCAACCCATTGTTCCTCCCCACACAGGGAGACAGCTGTAACTCAACCACCCGCATGTGCTGCCGAGCCCCAAATGGTTGATTCTGTCCCAGATATTGTATCCTCCGCAAAGGCAGAGGAAAATCCTGAACCGGACTCCGAAATACAGCAGTGCAGGAGCCAAGAAGCAGCGGCAGAATGTGCTACTGAAAACCTGCATGGGGCAAGGCCAACATCCTTGGTCCCAGTACTTGAGACTTCAGAACAAGACGAACAAAATGTCTCTCCGGATAAGCAGAGTAAACAGTCGAGAAGTTCATCTCTACATTCAGAGTCTAATCCCAGCCCTCAAAAATCCACACCAGCTCCAGAAGCAGCTTTAAGAACAGACAG GGTCTCCAGCCCATCACCAGTCGAGCAGCAGGAGACAAAGGTGGGCCCTGGGCTCCAGAAGGATCCCCGTAGGTCCCGAAGCTCCAGTACATCGTCGTCTTCATCTTCGTCCTCCTCATCAAGCTCTTCATCtgactcttcctcctcttcttcctcctcgtcaccctcctcttcctcttcacaTAAGCCCAGCAGTAAGAAGGGAGCCTCGCCAAGCAGGAGGAG ATCTCGGAGCCCCCGAAAACCCATTGACTCCTTGAGAGATTCCCGTTCCCTGAGCTATTCTCCTGCTGAGCGACGTGTTCTGTCTCCTCTGCCCCGCAGGAG GGAGCGTGACACCAGAAGAAGCCACAACTCCCCGGACCggaaacgcaggagagagtccccCGACTCCCGGTACTCACGTCGGAGATCCTCCAG GTCACCCTGA